The following are from one region of the Corythoichthys intestinalis isolate RoL2023-P3 chromosome 17, ASM3026506v1, whole genome shotgun sequence genome:
- the trim32 gene encoding E3 ubiquitin-protein ligase TRIM32 — MATASYPLDPDLMREVLECPICLETFNEDQIRPKLLQCGHTVCRHCLERLLANTINGVRCPFCSKVSRMSSITQLADNLTVLKILDCATTCGATAALMCASCGSRLPRQYCHDCSTVLCEFCKGEGHLQRGHNVQPVRTAAEQRRKELGGKLSALRDIMSEIQKKKTAIENITRSLKAKYRAVQRDYTTAELQLQEDLSRSRRTFSMSMAEIEKLNGQVLEEQTYLLNIAEVKVISCCDYLTMRVRQSDLSLLKDDSGGCDDEELNLRSTLPTVFQLHEPELIRTEHSKPADVGHLVTSRYTVDTDSSECALEVAIEGNVEGLNEAVGGATGPPLDLYRDVDMVAAVDDSSSSSPGTFKSKSMDAGGESQGGACAGTGTPTCQFVKKMGCKGALPGSFNLPVSICVSQQGEVLIADRGNYRIQIFNRKGFQREIRRNASGIDSFVMSFLGADLPNLMPLSIAVTPQSLIGITDNYDNSVKVYTMDGQCVACHKNQLIKPWGITATPSGQFVVSDVEGGKLWCLTVDRNVGVVSYSRLCSAVRPKFVTCDAAGTVYFTQGLALNFEKRHNEPHLEGGFSIGSVGTDGQLGKQFSHFFSEAEDFCCITGMCVDTNGDLLVTDSGRKEILQFPKEGGFKILIQEGLNCPVGVATTPKGQLLVLDCWDHCVKVYTYIQRRHSSTS; from the coding sequence ATGGCAACTGCATCTTACCCACTTGATCCAGATCTAATGAGGGAGGTCCTTGAATGTCCCATCTGCTTGGAGACCTTCAACGAGGACCAAATTAGGCCTAAACTCCTTCAGTGTGGACACACTGTGTGCCGCCATTGCCTTGAGAGACTGTTGGCCAACACCATCAACGGTGTGCGTTGCCCCTTTTGCAGCAAGGTCTCGCGCATGAGCAGTATCACGCAGCTGGCCGACAATCTCACGGTGCTCAAGATACTCGACTGCGCTACGACCTGCGGTGCGACCGCTGCTCTCATGTGCGCGTCCTGCGGCAGCCGCCTGCCCCGACAATATTGCCACGACTGCTCCACCGTCCTTTGCGAGTTCTGTAAAGGCGAAGGCCATTTACAACGCGGTCACAACGTCCAGCCAGTTCGTACGGCTGCCGAGCAACGTCGGAAAGAACTGGGCGGCAAACTGTCCGCTCTGCGTGATATCATGAGCGAAATCCAGAAGAAAAAGACGGCTATTGAAAACATTACCCGATCGTTAAAAGCAAAGTACCGAGCGGTGCAGCGGGATTACACAACGGCCGAGCTGCAGCTTCAAGAGGACCTCAGTCGCTCTAGGAGGACTTTCTCCATGTCAATGGCGGAGATAGAGAAGCTTAACGGACAGGTCCTGGAGGAACAAACGTATCTCCTGAATATTGCAGAGGTGAAGGTTATCTCGTGCTGTGATTATCTGACCATGCGAGTGAGGCAGAGCGACCTCAGCCTGCTCAAGGATGATAGTGGCGGGTGTGATGACGAGGAGCTCAACCTGAGGAGCACCTTACCCACCGTGTTTCAGCTGCATGAACCGGAATTGATCCGGACTGAACACTCGAAACCAGCAGacgtaggacatttggtcacgAGCAGGTACACAGTGGACACGGACAGTTCGGAATGTGCTTTGGAGGTTGCAATAGAAGGCAATGTTGAGGGCCTAAATGAGGCCGTAGGTGGTGCAACGGGACCTCCGTTGGATCTTTACCGCGATGTCGACATGGTCGCGGCGGTAGATGACTCATCGAGTAGCTCACCTGGCACCTTTAAGTCCAAGTCCATGGACGCAGGGGGAGAATCGCAGGGAGGGGCATGTGCAGGTACGGGTACTCCAACATGCCAGTTTGTGAAGAAGATGGGCTGCAAGGGCGCTCTCCCTGGTTCTTTCAATTTACCGGTTAGCATCTGCGTATCCCAGCAAGGCGAGGTACTCATAGCCGACCGAGGCAACTACCGCATTCAAATCTTCAACCGCAAAGGCTTCCAACGTGAAATCCGCCGAAACGCCAGCGGCATCGACAGCTTTGTCATGAGCTTCCTTGGCGCTGATCTGCCTAACCTCATGCCCTTGTCCATCGCCGTCACACCTCAGAGCCTGATCGGGATCACCGACAACTATGACAACTCGGTCAAAGTGTACACCATGGATGGGCAGTGTGTGGCCTGCCACAAAAATCAACTTATAAAGCCCTGGGGCATCACCGCGACGCCGTCGGGACAGTTTGTGGTGTCGGACGTGGAAGGCGGAAAGCTGTGGTGCCTGACGGTTGATCGCAACGTTGGAGTGGTGAGCTACAGCAGGCTATGCTCGGCGGTGCGGCCCAAGTTCGTGACGTGCGACGCCGCCGGGACTGTGTACTTCACCCAAGGCTTGGCGCTCAACTTCGAGAAACGCCACAACGAGCCCCACCTTGAGGGGGGCTTCTCTATTGGCTCGGTAGGTACCGATGGCCAGCTGGGCAAgcaatttagccattttttctcAGAAGCTGAGGACTTCTGCTGCATCACTGGCATGTGCGTAGATACCAACGGTGATCTGCTGGTGACGGACAGCGGTAGGAAGGAAATCCTGCAGTTTCCTAAAGAGGGGGGGTTCAAAATTCTCATACAGGAAGGACTGAACTGTCCTGTGGGGGTCGCCACCACGCCTAAAGGGCAGCTTTTGGTGCTGGACTGCTGGGACCACTGTGTCAAAGTCTACACGTATATTCAAAGAAGGCACTCATCCACCTCCTAA